The window TGGTTCGCGCTGCCGCTCACCCTGACCCTGAGCTGCCTCGCCGTCGCGCGGGTCGAGATCCACCCGTACTCGCGCTGGGCCTCCCCGGCGGGTCAGCGGCTGCTCGGCGCGCTGGCCCGGAACGCGGACGGCACCGCCGACGACCGTACGTACCTCACCTCGGTGGCCGTACGCGGGGTCCGCGCGGTCGGCGAACCGGATCTGCGGGCCGCCTTCGCGCACCGCGAGGCACACGACTGACGGACCGGGGGCGCACGGGAGCATTGGCTCCGACACCGGCGGACGGTGCTTGCCTTCCTCAATCGCCGCACCAAACATCCCTTTTGTCGCCACTGTGCACCGAAGGGAAACGCGATGAGAGCCGCCCTCCTCTACTCGGCAGCGGGGTCCTTGCTGTTGAGCGCCCTGACCGCGGCCCCGGACGTCGAGGGCCGGTCCGCGGCGCCCGAGTCGCAGGGCACCGCGGTGGCCGCCGCGCGCGCGAAGGCGGCCGGCATCCGGTTCGGCCCGTGCGACGACGCGCAGGACCTGCCGGGCGGCATGCGGTGCGGCACGGTGACCGTCCCGCTGGACTACGCCCGGCCGAACGGCCCGCAGATCCGACTCGCCGTCAGCCGCACCCGGGCCACGCAGAAGGACCCGAACAACAGCAAGCGCAAGGTCCCCCGGCAGGGCGCCCTGGTCTACAACCCCGGCGGGCCCGGTGCCACCGGCCTGTACTTCCCGATCGTCGGACTGCTCCCCGAGTGGAAGCGCATCGCGGCCGCCTACGACCTCGTCGGCTACGCCCCGCGCGGTGTCGGCCGGTCCGCGCCGCTGTCCTGCCAGGACCCCGTGCGGTTCTTCAAGGCGCCCACCCAGGCGCAGACGTACCCCTCGGCGGCGTTCAAGAGGGAACGGGTCGCGCAGGCGAAGGCGTACGCGCGCGGCTGCGCCGAGCGGGCCGGCAGCGCGCTGCGGCACTACCACTCGCTGAACAACGCCCGCGACCTGGACGTACTGCGCGCCGCGCTCGGCGAGACGCGGCTGACGTTCCTGGGCTCCTCGTACGGCACCTACCTCGGGGCCGTGTACGCGACGCTGTTCCCCGCGCATGTCCGGCGGATGGTGTTCGACTCGGTGGTCGATCCCGACCCGGCGGAGATCTGGTACCGCAACAACCTCGCCCAGTCGGCGGCGTTCGAGCGCCGCTGGCGGGACTTCCGGAGGTGGGTCGCCCGGCACCACGGCGTGTACGGGCTGGGCGGGACCGCGCGGGAGGTACAGCGCCGCTACGCGCGTGCGCACGCACGGCTGGCCGCCGACCCGGCCGGCGGGAAGGTGGGGCCGGGGCAGTTGCAGGAGGCGTACCTTCAGGCCGGGTACTACGACGACCAGTGGCCGCTCCTCGCGCACGCGCTGTCGGCGTACCTCAAGGGCGATCCCAAGCCGCTGGTCGAGCAGGCGAGCCGGTATCCCGAGGCGGCCGTCGAGGCGGAGAACACCCGCGCGGTGTATCTGGCCGTCGAGTGCAACGACGCCCCCTGGCCGACGGACTGGCGGGTGTGGGACCGGGACAACACCCGGCTCGCGCGGGTCGCGCCGTTCGAGACCTGGGACAACGTGTGGACGAACCTGCCGTGCGCCTACTGGCGGGCGCCGCGACAGCGGCCGCTCGATGTCGGCGCCGCGCCGGGCGTGCTCCCGCCGACGCTGATCCTGGCCGCCGAGCGGGACGCCGCCACGCCGTACGACGGTGCCCTGGAACTCCGCCGCCGTCTCCCGGGCTCGGTCCTGGTGACGGAGCGGAACGCGGGCGCGCACGGCCTGGCGGGCGGGCCGAACGCCTGCGTCAACGGCCACATGGAGGCGTATCTGCTGGAGGGCCGGCTGCCGGGACGGAGCGCGGGGTGCGCACCGCACGCCGAGCCCGAGCCGCGGTCGACGGCCCCGGAGCAGCCCGGGGCCGAGCGACGGATCCGCTGATCAGGCCAGACCGGCGACCAGTTCGGCGACGTCCTTGCGGCGGCCCGTGAAGAACGGGACCTCCTCACGGACGTGCATCCGGGCCTCGGAGGCGCGCAGGTGACGCATGAGGTCGACGATGCGGTACAGCTCGTCGGCCTCGAAGGCGAGGAGCCACTCGTAGTCGCCGAGGGAGAACGAGGCGACGGTGTTGGCGCGCACGTCCGGGTAGCCGCGGGCCATCTTGCCGTGGTCGGCGAGCATGCGGCGGCGGTCCTCGTCGGGCAGCAGGTACCAGTCGTAGGAGCGCACGAAGGGGTAGACGCTCACATAGTTGCGGGGCGTCTCGTCGGCGAGGAACGCCGGGATGTGCGAGCGGTTGAACTCGGCGGGGCGGTGCAGCGCCATGTTCGACCACACCGGCGTGAGCGCCCGGCCCAGCTTCGTGCGGCGGAAGAGGTTGTACGCCTCCTGCAGCGCGTCGCTGGTCTCCGCGTGCCACCAGATCATGACGTCGGCGTCGGCGCGCAGGCCCGAGACGTCGTACGTGCCGCGGATCGTCACGTCCTTCGCGGCGAGCTGGTCGAACAGCTCCTGGACCTCGTCGGCGTACCCGGCGCGGTCCTCGGGGAGGACGTCCTTCAGCTTGAAGACGGACCAGAGCGTGTAGCGGATGACCTCGTTGAGGTCCTTGGCCAGCTTGCCCTTGTTCGGGATCCTGCCGGTCTCGGGGGTGGAGGCGTCGTTGCTCATGTCCTCATTCTCCTGCTCCGCCGTGCAGGCTCTGCACCGGGTGGGCGGTGAGCTCCTCCACACCCCGCAGGTCACCCTGGATCTGGTCGACGGCGGCGTAGGCGCTCGCGATGCACGCCGGGATGCCGACGCCGTCGTAGGGGGCGCCGCACACGGCGAGCCCGGGCAGTCGGGCGATGTGCTCGCGGATGCGGGCCACGCGCGCGTGGTGGCCGACCGGGTACTGCGGCAGGCCGTCGTCCCAGCGGGTGACCCGGGTGGCGACGGGCGTGGCGTCCAGGCCGGTCGCCGCCTTCAGATCGTGCCGGGAGACGTCCACGAGCCCGCTGTCGTCACGCTGGAGGATCTCCGTCTCGCCGTACCGCCCGACGGACGTGCGCAGGACGAGCAGGTCGGGGTTCTCCTCCGCGATCCAGCCCCATTTGCGGGAGGCGAAGGTGGAGGCCTTGATGGTGCGTCCGTCGACGGGCGGCACCAGGAAGCCGCTGCCCTCGGGCAGGGCCGTCTCGGCGCGGCGATAGGCGAGGGTGACCAGGGCCAGGGAGGCGTACTCGACGGCGCCGAGCTCGGCGGCGGCCCCGGGGCTGTCGGAGCGCAGGAGGCCGGCGGCCGCCGGGGCGGGGACGGCGA of the Streptomyces koelreuteriae genome contains:
- a CDS encoding alpha/beta hydrolase, which codes for MRAALLYSAAGSLLLSALTAAPDVEGRSAAPESQGTAVAAARAKAAGIRFGPCDDAQDLPGGMRCGTVTVPLDYARPNGPQIRLAVSRTRATQKDPNNSKRKVPRQGALVYNPGGPGATGLYFPIVGLLPEWKRIAAAYDLVGYAPRGVGRSAPLSCQDPVRFFKAPTQAQTYPSAAFKRERVAQAKAYARGCAERAGSALRHYHSLNNARDLDVLRAALGETRLTFLGSSYGTYLGAVYATLFPAHVRRMVFDSVVDPDPAEIWYRNNLAQSAAFERRWRDFRRWVARHHGVYGLGGTAREVQRRYARAHARLAADPAGGKVGPGQLQEAYLQAGYYDDQWPLLAHALSAYLKGDPKPLVEQASRYPEAAVEAENTRAVYLAVECNDAPWPTDWRVWDRDNTRLARVAPFETWDNVWTNLPCAYWRAPRQRPLDVGAAPGVLPPTLILAAERDAATPYDGALELRRRLPGSVLVTERNAGAHGLAGGPNACVNGHMEAYLLEGRLPGRSAGCAPHAEPEPRSTAPEQPGAERRIR
- the hemQ gene encoding hydrogen peroxide-dependent heme synthase, translating into MSNDASTPETGRIPNKGKLAKDLNEVIRYTLWSVFKLKDVLPEDRAGYADEVQELFDQLAAKDVTIRGTYDVSGLRADADVMIWWHAETSDALQEAYNLFRRTKLGRALTPVWSNMALHRPAEFNRSHIPAFLADETPRNYVSVYPFVRSYDWYLLPDEDRRRMLADHGKMARGYPDVRANTVASFSLGDYEWLLAFEADELYRIVDLMRHLRASEARMHVREEVPFFTGRRKDVAELVAGLA